Genomic DNA from Mycobacterium stomatepiae:
CCGCACGGGAGCCTGTGCCGATGACGTGGGGCGAAAACCTAAGTCCGGCAGGCGATTCCGTGTTGACGACCAAGACTCTGCAAGCGAACAGGCGTCGTGACATCCACCGATGCCAGAGGCGTGAACCGGTCCACGACATCTGCCGGATAGGGTTGTTAGGCGGCCGCAACACCGGCCACCAGGCGGCACGGCGAACCAGGAGGTGTGGCGATGACTTCCTCTGAGTCGGACGTGTCGGATGAGTCGGAAAGCGCAGACCCCGCCGTTCGCGTCGACCTGGAGTCCGCCGCCGCCAACGCCAGCGCCGCGCGCGCGATCGAGGGCATGCAGGAGGCGACCGCCGCCGCGGGGGGCCCGCAACCGCCGATCGACCTGACCGCCGCCGCGTTCTTCGACGTGGACAACACGTTGGTGCAGGGCTCCTCCGCGGTGCACTTCGGACGCGGACTGGCCGCACGCAACTACTTCACCTATCGCGATGCCATCGGATTCATCTACGCACAGGCCAAGTTTCAGCTGCTCGGCAAGGAGAACAGCAACGACGTCGCCGCCGGTCGGCGCAAGGCGCTCACCTTCATCGAGGGCCGCTCGGTCGAGGAGCTGGTCGCTCTCGGCGAGGACATCTACGACGAGATCATCGCCGACAAGATCTGGGCCGGCACTCGCGAGCTCACCCAGATGCACCTGGACGCCGGCCAGCAGGTCTGGCTGATCACGGCAACGCCGTATGAGCTTGCCGCCACCATCGCGCGTCGGCTCGGCCTCACCGGTGCGCTTGGCACCGTCGCGGAGTCGGTGAACGGCGTCTTCACCGGCCGGCTCGTCGGCGACATCCTGCACGGCCCGGGTAAGGCGCACGCCGTACGGTCCCTGGCGATCCGCGAGGGCCTCAACCTCAAACGGTGCACCGCCTATTCCGACAGTTTCAACGACGTACCGATGCTTTCGCTGGTGGGCACGGCGGTCGCGATCAACCCCGACGCGCGGCTGCGCAGCCTGGCCCGCGAGCGGGGATGGGAAATCCGGGATTTCCGGACCGCACGCAAGGCGGCCCGAATCGGGGTGCCGTCGGCACTGGCGCTCGGAGCCGCTGGCGGTGCGCTGGCGGCGTTGGCATCTCGTCGGCAATCCCGCTGATAGGCTGCGCCGCTGACGACGATTCGAGTGGGGAGCGGTATTCCATGACAACTCCAGAAGGCGATCCGGGAGTCATTCCGGAGGGGACCAAGGGCATCATCGGCAGCCATTACCGGGCGCCGGACCACTTCGAGGTCGGACGCGAGAAGATCCGCGAGTTCGCCAACTCGGTGCAAGACGATCACCCGACTCACTTCAACGAGGCTGACGCCGCCGAGGCCGGGTATCCCGCCGTGGTGGCCCCGCTCACCTTCCTGGCGATCGCGGGACGGCGCGTGCAGCTGGACATCTTCACGAAGTTCAGCATTCCGATCAACATCTCCAGGGTGCTGCATCGCGACCAGAAGTTCCAGTTCCACCGCCCGATCCTGGCCCACGACAAGTTGTACTTCGACACCTACCTAGACTCGGTGATCGAGTCCCATGGCACCGTGATCGCGGAGATCCGCAGTGAGGTCACAGACGCCGAAGGGAAGCCGCTAGTCACCAGCGTCGTCACGATGCTGGGCGAGGCGGCTGGTCAAGAAGCGGCCGCCGAGGAAACCGTCGCCGCGATTGCGTCGATATCTGCACGAAAGTAGGGTCGATTTAATGACGTCCCAGGGGGAAAAGAGTGGCTCCCACCAGCTCAAGCCACCAGTCGAGGCGGTCCGCTCGCACTACGACAAATCGAACGAATTCTTCAAGCTCTGGCTTGACCCGTCGATGACCTACAGCTGCGGCTACTTCGACGAGAATCCGGACCCGCAGCATCATCTGATCAAGACGCTGGAAGAGGCGCAGTACGCCAAGCGCAAGCTCGCCCTGGACAAGCTCGGCCTGCAACCCGGCATGCGGCTGCTCGACATCGGCAGCGGGTGGGGCTCGACGATGCGGCACGCGGTCGACGAGTACGACGTCGACGTGATCGGCCTAACGCTCAGCGAGAACCAGTACGCACACTGCGTGGCCGAGTTCGACAAGATGGACAGCCCCCGCCACAAAGAGGTGCGGATCCAGGGCTGGGAGGAATTCGACGAGCCCGTCGACCGGATCGTGTCGCTGGGTGCGTTCGAGCATTTCGCCGACGGCGCCGGTGACGCCGGCTACGAGCGCTACGCCACCTTCTTCAAGAAGTACTACGACTTACTGCCCGACGACGGCCGCATGCTGCTGCACTCGATCGTGGTGCCCAGCCGTGAAGAGGGCAACGCGATGGGCTTGAAGGTGAACATGACCCTCCTGCGGTTCATCAGCTTCATCCTGAAGGAGATCTACCCGGGCGGAAAGTTGCCCCAGGTCGATCTGGTCGACAAATACTCGACGGGTGCGGGTTTCAAGATCGACCGCCACCACTTCATCGGTAAGAACTACGTCCCGACGCTGACCGCCTGGGGCGATGCCCTCGAGGCGCACAAGGACGAGGCGATCGCCCTCAAGGGCGAGGAGACCTACGAGATCTACTTGAAGTACCTGCGGGGCTGCTCGGACCTGTTCCGCGACGGCTACACCAACGTCTGCCAGTTCACCCTGGTCAAGTAACTCGCGAGCTAAACGCCCCGGCGCCATCGGCCCGGGGCGTTTAGCTTACGGCGGGCAAGTCGCGAAAAACCTCAGCCCAAGAAGACGTTGCGCCGCCCGGCCAGCAGCCGGTACAGCGTCTGCTGGATCGTCTCGCGCACCTGATCGGTCAACTCGAAGGTGACCATCGGATCCTCGGCGTCGGCAGCGGTGTAGTCGTTGGTGTAGATCGGTTCACCGAACGCGATGCGCCACTTCGACGGCAGCGGCACCAGGCCGGCCGGCCCGGCCAACGGGAACAGCGGGGTGAGCGGGAAGTAGGGCAGGCCGAAGAGCCGCGCCAGCAGCTTCACGTCGGTGAGCATCGGATAGATCTCTTCGGATCCGATGATCGAGCACGGGATGATCGGCGCCTTGGTGCGCAGCGCCGCCGTCACGAAGCCGCCGCGACCGAATCGCTGCAGCCGGTAGCGGTCCTCGAAACGCTTACCCAGACCCTTGTAGCCCTCCGGGAACACCGCGGTGAGCTCGCCCGCGGCCAGCAGCCGATGAGCGTCGGTGGTGCAGGCCATCGTGTGGCCCGCCTTGCGGGCCGTCTCGCCGATCAGGGGCATGTCGAACACCATGTCGGCGGCCAGCAGCCTCATGTCTCGCTGCGCGGGATGCTCGTCGTGCACCGCCACCGACAACATCAGTCCGTCGAACGGCAACACCCCGGCGTGGTTGGCCACCAACAGCGCGGCGCCCTCGGCCGGCAGGTTCTCGATTCCGCTGACCTCGACCCGGAACCAGGACCTGAAAAAGAATCGCAGCAAAGGCCGCACGATCGCATTGTTGAAGTGCGGGTCGAATCCGAACTCGTCGACGGTGTAGTCGCCCGTCAGCCGCTGCCGGAAAAATCCGGCGACCGAGGCGACCTGTTGAGCAAATTCGTTGAGCGGAGCGTCCGTTGGCGACGTGCCACCCGCGACGCGACGGTGCTCGTCGATTTCGCGGACCACCGCGGCGAGCTGTTCGGCCGACGCGTTGCCATGCGGGTCGGATAGCGATGAAGGATGCTGACGTGAAGCTTCGGCTCTCCGGCGAGCTGCGACGCGACCCCGATTGCTATGCAGGGGAATGACATTCGCTCTGGTTTCACCCGCCACGATATCTACCTGACCCCACCCCATGGAATTGGATTTCGGCTTCCCCACCGCTGCGCTAAGCCTATGGCGCGACCCTCCATGGAGCGTACCCGATGCGGGTCGATTATGGGAGTCAGGCCACGACCACGAACGTAGTCGTCAAAAGCCTCCGCGGTCGACCATTTCGGCTGGTAGCCGAGTTCGGAGCGCATCCTCGCGGTGTCCATGACTCGGCCGTAACTTAAGTAATTGAATTGTTCACGATTTATCTCGGTATAGCGATTAGCCCGTCTCAGCGAATCGAGCGCCCACACACCGAAACCGGGCACCGGCAACGGAATCCGGCCTGCACGGCGGATCGCCTGCGACAGCATGATGATGCCGTCCGCGCCGATGTTGAAGGTGCCGGCCTTGCCCGCCATCGCGGCCCGCTCCAGCGCACCCAACGCGTCCTGCTCGTGTAGCAACTGCAATCGCGCGTCGCGGCCGAACATCGTCGGGACCACCGGCCCCGCCAGATACCGCGACAGCGTGGTGTCCATCGCGGGGCCAATCATGTTGGCCAGCCTCAGAATTGTCACCGCGATGTCGGGACGACGCCGGCCCAATCCGCGCACGTAGCCTTCGATATCGAGGGAGTCCTTGGCGAAACCACCGCGCAGCGGACGACGGCTGCTGCTGTCTTCGGTGAACATCACCGGGTCGTGGGGGCTCGACCCGTACACCTCGGAGGTCGACTTCAGCACGACGCGTCGCACCGACGGCGCCTTCTGGCAGGCCGCGAAGAGTTGCATCGCGCCCATCACGTTGAGTTCCTTGAGCGCCGCCGTGCCGCCGGAGCGCGGCGCGTACGACGCCGCAGCAGCATGCACCACCGTGTCGACGTCACCGTTGCGAATCACCTTGGCTATGAAGGGATTACGGATGTCGGCGCGGACGAACTCGGCCCGCCCCATCCGGCGCAGCATGTCCTTGCTGGGGGCGATCGCGTCAACCGCGATGACACCCTGAATCAGCGGGTTCTGCGCCAGCCGGGCGATCAGGTAGCCGCCAAGGAATCGGCACGCACCGGTAACCAGCACCACCTTGGGGTAGTGCATCGTGTTATCCGCGTTGTCGCCGATCCCGGCGCCGCCCCCGCTCGACGAATCCACCCGAACAGCCTAACGGCCGAGAAGCGCTACGGCGCTATGGCCGCGCGACGGTCGGTCGGCGAGGTTCGGCAGTGCGGCGAGACGGGCTTACTTGCCAAGTTTTCTGCGCTGCACCCGCGTGCGGCGCAGCAGCTTGCGGTGCTTCTTCTTCGACATACGCTTGCGCCGCTTCTTGATTACTGAACCCATGAACTCCGCTATCTGAC
This window encodes:
- a CDS encoding HAD family hydrolase, with protein sequence MTSSESDVSDESESADPAVRVDLESAAANASAARAIEGMQEATAAAGGPQPPIDLTAAAFFDVDNTLVQGSSAVHFGRGLAARNYFTYRDAIGFIYAQAKFQLLGKENSNDVAAGRRKALTFIEGRSVEELVALGEDIYDEIIADKIWAGTRELTQMHLDAGQQVWLITATPYELAATIARRLGLTGALGTVAESVNGVFTGRLVGDILHGPGKAHAVRSLAIREGLNLKRCTAYSDSFNDVPMLSLVGTAVAINPDARLRSLARERGWEIRDFRTARKAARIGVPSALALGAAGGALAALASRRQSR
- a CDS encoding FAS1-like dehydratase domain-containing protein yields the protein MTTPEGDPGVIPEGTKGIIGSHYRAPDHFEVGREKIREFANSVQDDHPTHFNEADAAEAGYPAVVAPLTFLAIAGRRVQLDIFTKFSIPINISRVLHRDQKFQFHRPILAHDKLYFDTYLDSVIESHGTVIAEIRSEVTDAEGKPLVTSVVTMLGEAAGQEAAAEETVAAIASISARK
- a CDS encoding cyclopropane mycolic acid synthase family methyltransferase, encoding MTSQGEKSGSHQLKPPVEAVRSHYDKSNEFFKLWLDPSMTYSCGYFDENPDPQHHLIKTLEEAQYAKRKLALDKLGLQPGMRLLDIGSGWGSTMRHAVDEYDVDVIGLTLSENQYAHCVAEFDKMDSPRHKEVRIQGWEEFDEPVDRIVSLGAFEHFADGAGDAGYERYATFFKKYYDLLPDDGRMLLHSIVVPSREEGNAMGLKVNMTLLRFISFILKEIYPGGKLPQVDLVDKYSTGAGFKIDRHHFIGKNYVPTLTAWGDALEAHKDEAIALKGEETYEIYLKYLRGCSDLFRDGYTNVCQFTLVK
- a CDS encoding lysophospholipid acyltransferase family protein; the encoded protein is MGWGQVDIVAGETRANVIPLHSNRGRVAARRRAEASRQHPSSLSDPHGNASAEQLAAVVREIDEHRRVAGGTSPTDAPLNEFAQQVASVAGFFRQRLTGDYTVDEFGFDPHFNNAIVRPLLRFFFRSWFRVEVSGIENLPAEGAALLVANHAGVLPFDGLMLSVAVHDEHPAQRDMRLLAADMVFDMPLIGETARKAGHTMACTTDAHRLLAAGELTAVFPEGYKGLGKRFEDRYRLQRFGRGGFVTAALRTKAPIIPCSIIGSEEIYPMLTDVKLLARLFGLPYFPLTPLFPLAGPAGLVPLPSKWRIAFGEPIYTNDYTAADAEDPMVTFELTDQVRETIQQTLYRLLAGRRNVFLG
- a CDS encoding SDR family oxidoreductase, which encodes MDSSSGGGAGIGDNADNTMHYPKVVLVTGACRFLGGYLIARLAQNPLIQGVIAVDAIAPSKDMLRRMGRAEFVRADIRNPFIAKVIRNGDVDTVVHAAAASYAPRSGGTAALKELNVMGAMQLFAACQKAPSVRRVVLKSTSEVYGSSPHDPVMFTEDSSSRRPLRGGFAKDSLDIEGYVRGLGRRRPDIAVTILRLANMIGPAMDTTLSRYLAGPVVPTMFGRDARLQLLHEQDALGALERAAMAGKAGTFNIGADGIIMLSQAIRRAGRIPLPVPGFGVWALDSLRRANRYTEINREQFNYLSYGRVMDTARMRSELGYQPKWSTAEAFDDYVRGRGLTPIIDPHRVRSMEGRAIGLAQRWGSRNPIPWGGVR
- a CDS encoding 30S ribosomal protein bS22, whose translation is MGSVIKKRRKRMSKKKHRKLLRRTRVQRRKLGK